From the Chitinophagaceae bacterium genome, the window AAAAGTTCATATGCCAACCCTTTCCAAACTCCAGAATTTTATAATTTTTGCAATCAGTTTAAGCATCTCTTATGTAATGTTTTTGCAATAGAAAACAGCATTGGAGAATATGAGGCCGTTTGCCTTGTAACCATTCAAAAAGAAAAGGGCCTTAAATCTTATTTTTCCAGAAGAGCAATTGTTTATGGGGGACCCATATTATCAGATAATTGTTCAGAAGAAGCTTTTGGGGAGCTTTTAAAAATCATGGAAGCAGGGCTTAAAAAGAAGGTAATATACATTGAGGTAAGAAATTATCATAATTATAGTGCTTATAGAAGCATATATGATGGAAAAGAATGGCTGTACCAGCCTTATCTTAATATTAAGGTTCCTCTTGCATTTTCAAGTCCATCAGAAGTTTTAGGCAGCTTTAAGTATAACAGAAGAAGAGAAGTTAAATTGAGTATTAAAGCTGGCTTAACTTATGGAAGTGTAGCTTCCATGGAGGATATTGTTGGGATTTATGATATTTTACAAAACCTTT encodes:
- a CDS encoding peptidoglycan bridge formation glycyltransferase FemA/FemB family protein; the encoded protein is MEAIVTHQIDFSKWEALLLKSSYANPFQTPEFYNFCNQFKHLLCNVFAIENSIGEYEAVCLVTIQKEKGLKSYFSRRAIVYGGPILSDNCSEEAFGELLKIMEAGLKKKVIYIEVRNYHNYSAYRSIYDGKEWLYQPYLNIKVPLAFSSPSEVLGSFKYNRRREVKLSIKAGLTYGSVASMEDIVGIYDILQNLYTKEVGLPLPPLKYFEDLWKTGLLKVFAVKDNEKTVGGSFCLVLDNQAIYTYYYCGLRDYKPKTYPTHLAVLAAMEYGINNNLKYLDFMGAGLANKDYGVRKYKKEFGGGVVEEGRFLKITNKPLYKLGVMAMKILKKKG